Proteins from a single region of Anser cygnoides isolate HZ-2024a breed goose chromosome 18, Taihu_goose_T2T_genome, whole genome shotgun sequence:
- the PIGS gene encoding GPI transamidase component PIG-S, giving the protein MAAAAAAAADEAERSRGRRAALCFAAIAVLLGLPLWWRTTETYRAALPYAGIAALGRLPFQLAVPVSVVFTPGSVPADLPRQLPYRDVREEPVPVGSRTDVAARYEEVYRSITAREAAALGAATPREADAALHALQDASPGSLTVYVVPESSSLLPQGTNVYMGKHRSALVRAGQGLAALRARLQQLTRVMSFTASSIAAALADRVPDGQLGPDARRHLKSSLGYEITFSLLNPDPKSHDVDWDIEGAVNRYVQPVLDKLSVVANFSVDSQILYYAVLGVTPRFDKESSSFLLSAHSLPHVINPVEARLGSSAASLYPVLNFLLYVPERSHSPLYIQDKDGAPVPTNAFHSPRWGGIMIYNIEAPASPQASLPLHVDVDMVRVMEVFLAQLRLLFGISREELPPEFQVESPGNEGLADWELDRLLWAHTVENIATVATTLTSLAQLLDQISNIVIKDDVASEVYRAVASVQDAMAELAEGRLRSAFQASKEAVTSSERAFFDPSLLHLLYFPDDQKFAIYIPLFLPMAVPILLSLAKILREARQRKKEPTKMD; this is encoded by the exons atggcggcggccgcggcggcggcggcggacgAAGCAG AGCGCTCCCGGGGCCGCCGGGCCGCGCTGTGCTTCGCCGCCATcgccgtgctgctggggctgccgctCTGGTGGAGGACGACCGAGACGTACCGGGCCGCGCTGCCCTACGCGGGGATCGCAGCCCTGGGCCGGCTGCCG TTCCAGCTCGCCGTCCCCGTCTCCGTGGTCTTCACCCCGGGCTCGGTGCCCGCCGACCTGCCAAGGCAGCTGCCGTACCGGGACGTGCGGGAGGAGCCGGTTCCCGTTGGCT caAGAACCGACGTGGCGGCCCGCTACGAGGAGGTCTACCGCAGCATCACGGCcagggaggcggcggcgctgggTGCAGCTACCCCACGAG AGGCCGATGCCGCTCTGCACGCGCTGCAGGACGCCTCGCCGGGCTCTCTGACCGTGTACGTGGTCCCTGAAAGCTCTTCTCTGCTGCCTCAG GGCACCAACGTCTACATGGGGAAGCACCGCAGCGCCCTGGTgagggccgggcagggcctgGCCGCCCTCCGTGCCCGCCTCCAGCAGCTCACGCGGGTCATGTCCTTCACGGCCAGCTCCATCGCTGCCGCCCTCGCAGACCGCGTCCCCGACGGCCAGCTCGGCCCCGACGCCCGGCGGCACTTGAAATCCAGCCTGG GGTACGAGATCACCTTCAGCCTGCTGAACCCCGACCCCAAGTCCCACGACGTGGACTGGGACATCGAGGGTGCCGTCAACCGCTACGTGCAGCCCGTCCTGGACAAGCTGAGCGTGGTGGCCAACTTCTCAGTTGATTCGCAG ATCCTGTACTACGCCGTGCTCGGGGTGACGCCGCGCTTTGACAAGGAGTCCTCCAGCTTCCTCCTGAGTGCTCACAGCCTCCCGCACGTCATCAACCCCGTGGAGGCCCGGCTGG GCTCCAGCGCTGCCTCGCTCTACCCCGTGCTGAACTTCTTGCTGTACGTGCCGGAGCGCTCCCACTCCCCCCTCTACATCCAGGACAAGGACGGAGCCCCAGTGCCCACCAATGCCTTCCACAGCCCCCGCTGGGGCGGCATCATG ATTTACAACATTGAAGCCCCCGCTTCCCCCCAAGCCTCCCTCCCGCTGCATGTGGACGTGGACATGGTGCGAGTGATGGAGGTTTTCCTGGCCCAGCTCCG gtTACTCTTCGGGATATCTCGGGAGGAGCTGCCCCCCGAGTTCCAGGTAGAGAGCCCAGGCAACGAGGGGCTGGCCGACTGGGAGCTGGACCGCCTGCTCTGGGCCCACACGGTGGAGAACATCGCCACCGTGGCCACCACCTTGACCTCGCTGGCCCAGCTGCTGGATCAGATCAGTAACATCGTTATCAAAGACGACGTCGCCTCTGAG GTATACCGCGCGGTGGCCTCGGTGCAGGACGCCATGGCGGAGCTGGCTGAGGGCCGCCTGCGCTCCGCTTTCCAGGCCAGCAAGGAAGCCGTCACCTCCTCGGAGCGGGCCTTCTTCGACCCGTccctcctccatctcctctaCTTCCCCGACGACCAGAAGTTCGCCATCTACATCCCCCTCTTCTTACCCATGGCCGTTCCCATCCTCCTCTCCCTGGCCAAGATCCTGCGGGAGGCCAGGCAGCGCAAGAAGGAGCCCACCAAAATGGACTGA
- the ALDOC gene encoding fructose-bisphosphate aldolase C encodes MTHQYPALTAEQKKELSDIALRIVAPGKGILAADESVGSMAKRLNQIGVENTEENRRLYRQILFSADSRVKKCIGGVIFFHETMYQKADDGTPFVQMIKDKGIVVGIKVDKGVVPLAGTDGETTTQGLDGLSERCAQYKKDGADFAKWRCVLKISDNTPSALAIMENANVLARYASICQQNGIVPIVEPEILPDGDHDLKRCQYVTEKVLAAVYKALSDHHVYLEGTLLKPNMVTPGHSCPTKYSPEEIAMATVTALRRTVPPAVPGVTFLSGGQSEEEASINLNAINTCPLVRPWALTFSYGRALQASALSAWRGQKDNATAATEEFVKRAEVNGLAALGKYEGSGDDSGAAGQSLYVANHAY; translated from the exons ATGACGCACCAATACCCCGCGCTGACGGCCGAGCAGAAGAAGGAGCTGTCGGACATCGCGCTGCGCATCGTGGCCCCGGGCAAGGGCATTTTGGCCGCCGATGAGTCCGTAG GGAGCATGGCGAAGCGCCTCAACCAGATCGGGGTGGAGAACACGGAGGAGAACCGCCGGCTGTACCGCCAGATCCTCTTCAGCGCCGACAGCCGGGTGAAGAAGTGCATCGGGGGTGTCATCTTCTTCCACGAGACCATGTACCAGAAGGCGGACGACGGCACCCCCTTCGTCCAGATGATCAAAGATAAGGGCATCGTCGTGGGCATCAAG GTGGACAAAGGCGTCGTGCCGCTGGCCGGGACGGATGGGGAGACCACCACGCAGG GTCTGGACGGGCTGTCGGAGCGCTGTgcccagtacaagaaggacgGGGCCGACTTCGCCAAGTGGCGCTGCGTGCTGAAAATCAGCGACAACACCCCCTCTGCCCTCGCCATCATGGAGAACGCCAACGTCCTGGCCCGCTATGCCAGCATCTGCCAGCAG AACGGCATCGTGCCCATCGTGGAGCCGGAGATCCTGCCCGACGGTGACCACGACCTCAAACGGTGCCAGTACGTGACGGAGAAG gtgctggcagccgTCTACAAGGCGCTGAGCGACCACCACGTCTACCTGGAGGGGACCCTGCTGAAGCCCAACATGGTGACCCCCGGCCACTCCTGCCCCACCAAGTACAGCCCCGAGGAGATCGCCATGGCCACCGTCACCGCCCTGCGCCGCACCGTGCCCCCGGCCGTGCCAG gtGTCACCTTCCTGTCCGGGGGGCAGAGTGAGGAGGAGGCCTCCATCAACCTCAACGCCATCAACACGTGCCCGCTGGTGCGGCCGTGGGCCCTCACCTTCTCCTACGGGCGGGCGCTGCAGGCGTCGGCGCTCAGCGCCTGGCGTGGGCAGAAGGACAACGCCACCGCCGCCACTGAGGAGTTTGTCAAGCGCGCAGAG GTGAACGGGCTGGCTGCGCTGGGCAAGTACGAGGGCAGCGGGGACGACTCGGGGGCCGCCGGGCAGTCCCTCTACGTGGCCAACCACGCGTACTGA